From Acidobacteriota bacterium, a single genomic window includes:
- a CDS encoding EAL domain-containing protein yields the protein MADLDTQHTPSSEPSRAARGSDWMHRAPVPLMRCRGDRPIAVNAAWERLTGWSADELTGESLGQRVRPDHQPALRELLALERDHLEVPFLEADGGHRWLELTVQADGDEVVIAAFDIARYKQLEDVGRQQATHLKLAQRAGRSVTWEWDVVRDEISVPGNTRRLQELSGFRGRPTRQAILPFVHPSDQGRLQQALQQCLQSGQPLSLEVRMRGANGVFGPILLRGKAVEEGRRVVGVATDIAEQRRTERELRQERERAEVTLNSIGDGVIRTDADGRIDYLNAAGELLLARDHERLEGRPFDEVVRLLADDSSQPLRSPLDHCLRAEGAWRATLLSPRLGERDVSLSAAALHHGGERRGGVVVARDLTEAETAARHASFLATHDELTSLTHRGEFESRLLRAIDEAAASSPEEPLALCHLDLDDLGLINEVHGHAAGDAVLAQFASFLKCRFGGPRVLGRLGGDEFGLLLRDTSPPAARQAIESLVDELRGLRFTADSKAVSVRASIGLVAVSLRGGAQQALETARAACDLARRQGGDRVKEYRPDDGEISARWDNVDRVRALHAALSGDGFRLFAQPLRTCAGSDTADRLELLLRMDGENGELILPEEFMPLAERHRFAREIDRWVLARALEQLAESPSLRLAINLSRQSIADEAFVRELMTALESQRVDPNRLWLEITEAADSEETRRRMHALRSRGCRFVLDDFGSGRSSFATLRDLPVDFLKIDGHLVRGICHDPTQLALVEAINQVGHVMQLKTIAEGVEDEATFTALRRMRVDFAQGFWVAPPHPLELRGNRVTTP from the coding sequence TTGGCGGACTTGGATACTCAGCACACCCCTTCCAGCGAGCCCTCGCGGGCAGCGCGCGGCAGTGACTGGATGCACCGGGCACCGGTCCCCCTGATGCGCTGCCGCGGCGACCGTCCGATCGCCGTCAATGCAGCCTGGGAGCGACTCACCGGCTGGTCCGCCGACGAGCTGACCGGCGAATCCCTCGGCCAGCGCGTCCGCCCCGACCATCAACCGGCCCTGCGCGAGCTCCTCGCCCTCGAGAGAGACCACCTGGAAGTGCCATTCCTGGAGGCCGATGGTGGCCACCGGTGGCTCGAGCTGACGGTGCAGGCGGACGGCGACGAGGTGGTGATCGCAGCCTTCGACATCGCCCGCTACAAGCAACTCGAGGACGTCGGCCGCCAGCAGGCGACCCATCTCAAGCTGGCCCAGCGGGCCGGCCGCAGCGTCACCTGGGAATGGGACGTGGTGCGCGACGAGATCAGCGTTCCCGGCAACACCCGCCGGCTGCAAGAGCTCTCCGGATTCCGCGGCCGCCCAACGCGTCAGGCAATCCTGCCCTTCGTCCATCCTTCCGACCAGGGGCGCCTGCAACAGGCCCTGCAGCAATGTCTACAGTCCGGCCAACCGCTGTCGCTGGAAGTTCGGATGCGCGGCGCGAACGGCGTCTTCGGCCCCATCCTGCTGCGCGGCAAGGCAGTAGAGGAAGGGCGCCGGGTGGTGGGCGTGGCTACCGACATCGCCGAGCAGCGACGCACCGAGCGCGAGCTGCGGCAAGAGCGGGAGCGCGCCGAAGTCACCCTCAACTCGATTGGCGACGGCGTCATTCGAACCGACGCCGATGGCCGCATCGACTACCTCAACGCCGCCGGCGAGCTGCTCCTGGCACGCGATCACGAGCGCCTCGAAGGGCGTCCCTTCGACGAGGTGGTACGCCTGCTGGCGGACGACTCCAGCCAACCCCTGCGCTCGCCCCTCGACCACTGCCTGCGAGCGGAAGGCGCCTGGCGCGCTACCCTGCTGTCGCCGCGCCTCGGGGAGCGTGACGTCAGTCTCTCGGCGGCCGCCCTTCATCACGGCGGAGAGCGGCGCGGCGGCGTAGTTGTCGCCCGCGATCTCACCGAGGCCGAGACCGCCGCCCGCCACGCATCCTTTCTCGCCACCCACGACGAACTCACCAGCCTCACCCATCGCGGCGAATTCGAGAGCCGGCTCCTTCGCGCCATCGACGAGGCGGCGGCGAGCTCGCCGGAAGAGCCGCTTGCCCTCTGTCACCTCGACCTCGACGACCTCGGCCTGATCAACGAGGTCCACGGGCACGCCGCCGGCGATGCGGTGCTGGCGCAGTTCGCCTCGTTCCTCAAGTGCCGTTTCGGCGGCCCCCGGGTCCTCGGCCGGCTGGGGGGCGACGAGTTCGGCCTGTTGCTCCGCGACACCTCGCCGCCGGCGGCTCGCCAGGCCATCGAGTCGCTGGTCGACGAGCTGCGCGGCCTGCGCTTCACCGCCGATTCGAAGGCGGTGTCGGTGCGCGCCAGCATCGGTCTGGTGGCGGTGAGCCTGCGCGGCGGCGCCCAGCAGGCCCTCGAAACGGCGCGCGCCGCCTGTGATCTGGCCCGCCGACAGGGCGGTGACCGGGTCAAGGAGTACCGCCCCGACGACGGCGAGATCTCGGCCCGCTGGGACAACGTCGATCGCGTCCGGGCCCTGCACGCCGCCCTTTCCGGCGACGGCTTCCGACTCTTCGCGCAGCCGCTGCGCACCTGCGCCGGCAGCGACACCGCCGATCGCCTCGAGCTGTTGCTGCGCATGGACGGCGAGAACGGCGAGCTGATCCTGCCGGAAGAGTTCATGCCCCTCGCCGAACGCCACCGCTTCGCCCGCGAGATCGACCGCTGGGTGCTGGCCCGCGCCCTCGAGCAACTCGCCGAGTCGCCGTCCCTGCGTTTGGCCATCAACCTGTCGCGGCAGTCGATTGCCGACGAGGCTTTCGTCCGCGAGCTGATGACCGCCCTCGAAAGCCAGCGGGTCGACCCCAACCGCCTCTGGCTCGAAATCACCGAGGCCGCCGACTCGGAGGAGACCCGGCGCCGCATGCACGCCCTGCGCAGTCGCGGCTGTCGCTTTGTCCTCGACGACTTCGGCAGCGGCAGAAGCTCCTTTGCCACGCTGCGAGACTTGCCGGTAGACTTCCTCAAGATCGACGGACATCTCGTCCGGGGAATCTGTCACGACCCCACCCAGCTAGCGTTGGTCGAGGCGATCAACCAGGTCGGCCATGTGATGCAGCTCAAGACCATTGCCGAAGGGGTCGAAGACGAGGCGACCTTCACGGCGCTGCGGCGCATGCGGGTGGATTTCGCCCAGGGATTCTGGGTTGCGCCCCCGCACCCCCTCGAGCTGCGAGGAAATCGGGTCACCACCCCCTGA
- a CDS encoding SDR family oxidoreductase produces the protein MSEDAKVAEEISPSRYIEKVSLMTGEMLDDEILPRHLLVSHHRDYHVVDVQARRFMSRMVATTGDEDRARRRMKEVRRLGHKTAQMLGKVTRQDPTRVSKALFGLKDREYYFRYRKHPHSREEIDAILARLRQESVDQLAAATADGGGGIRVLLTGGTGFVGQEILWQAAQDDEVTEMVVLIRPKTIRDRKTKEVIKTLSPADRGELLLDRLWLTEPEQRAKFSFVAGDVEQPNMGIAADELAALQERLTHVIHCAASVAFDDPYEKSFRDNVTGTLNALRFSHALQSAEGSPFVAHLGIETSYIHGRQTAAVAREDEVVFPRNFYNNYYELTKAMASIETERFILEKGLRVVQLNPAIVIGESRAGNNRGDTKVVNAPVNAFGRAKQALDVPKGEGRWFDRSKASVIARMACIFPGDPTAEINLIPVDRVVEGILAALKKPLAVGERVHLATDNRLTSEQIQKIVHQELGVEIKLADPTLHRNVTLPVLTRVLKRLKQPKLANALDKLGTIFGGYSEWGQPIHEVGNDVRVLGLTEERPNTRHVFRMLCRHNRYVQDFGQVRDADDISRREKVWWDFILDLEEETGHPVGAMSAEDFRAAVEAGLDLESFERRAAS, from the coding sequence ATGTCCGAAGACGCCAAGGTAGCCGAGGAGATCTCACCATCCCGCTATATCGAGAAGGTCAGCTTGATGACCGGCGAGATGCTCGACGACGAAATTCTGCCGCGCCATCTGCTGGTTAGCCACCACCGCGACTACCACGTCGTCGACGTCCAGGCGCGGCGATTCATGAGCCGGATGGTGGCGACGACGGGCGACGAAGATCGGGCCCGCCGTCGCATGAAGGAAGTGCGGCGTTTGGGGCACAAGACGGCCCAGATGCTCGGCAAGGTCACCCGTCAGGACCCGACGCGGGTGTCGAAGGCGCTGTTCGGCCTCAAGGATCGCGAGTACTACTTCCGCTACAGGAAGCACCCCCACAGCCGGGAAGAGATCGACGCCATCCTGGCCCGCTTGCGCCAGGAGTCGGTGGACCAGCTGGCGGCGGCGACGGCCGACGGCGGTGGCGGCATCCGGGTGTTGCTCACCGGCGGCACGGGCTTCGTCGGTCAGGAAATACTTTGGCAGGCGGCACAGGACGACGAGGTCACCGAGATGGTGGTGCTGATCCGTCCCAAGACCATCCGTGATCGCAAGACCAAGGAGGTCATCAAGACGCTCTCGCCGGCGGACCGCGGTGAGCTGCTCCTCGATCGCCTCTGGCTGACGGAGCCGGAGCAGCGGGCCAAGTTCTCCTTCGTGGCCGGCGACGTCGAGCAGCCCAATATGGGGATCGCCGCGGATGAGCTCGCGGCCCTCCAGGAGCGGCTCACCCACGTCATCCATTGCGCCGCCAGCGTCGCCTTCGACGATCCCTACGAGAAGTCCTTCCGCGACAACGTCACCGGCACCCTCAACGCACTGCGCTTTTCCCATGCCCTGCAGTCGGCCGAAGGCAGCCCATTCGTGGCTCACCTCGGCATCGAGACCTCCTACATCCACGGCCGTCAGACGGCGGCGGTGGCGCGCGAGGACGAGGTGGTTTTTCCGCGCAACTTCTACAACAACTACTATGAGCTCACCAAGGCGATGGCGTCGATCGAGACCGAGCGCTTCATCTTGGAGAAGGGGTTGCGGGTGGTGCAGCTCAATCCGGCGATCGTGATCGGCGAATCGCGGGCCGGCAACAATCGCGGCGACACCAAGGTGGTCAACGCCCCGGTCAATGCCTTCGGCCGCGCCAAACAGGCCCTCGATGTGCCCAAGGGCGAGGGGCGCTGGTTCGACCGTTCGAAGGCCTCGGTGATTGCGCGTATGGCCTGCATCTTCCCGGGCGACCCGACGGCGGAGATCAACCTGATTCCGGTGGATCGCGTCGTCGAGGGCATCCTGGCGGCCCTCAAGAAGCCCCTCGCCGTCGGCGAGCGTGTGCACCTGGCGACGGACAACCGGCTGACCTCGGAGCAGATCCAGAAGATCGTCCACCAGGAGCTCGGGGTGGAGATCAAGCTCGCCGACCCGACCCTGCACCGCAACGTCACGCTGCCGGTGCTGACCCGGGTGCTCAAGCGCCTCAAGCAGCCCAAGCTGGCGAATGCCCTCGACAAGCTCGGCACCATCTTCGGTGGATACAGCGAGTGGGGCCAGCCGATTCATGAGGTCGGCAACGACGTGCGCGTCCTCGGCCTCACCGAGGAGCGTCCCAACACCCGCCACGTCTTCCGCATGCTCTGCCGCCACAACCGCTATGTCCAGGACTTCGGGCAGGTGCGCGATGCCGACGATATCTCGCGCCGCGAAAAGGTTTGGTGGGACTTCATCCTCGACCTCGAAGAGGAGACCGGTCACCCGGTGGGGGCGATGAGCGCCGAGGACTTCCGAGCCGCCGTCGAGGCCGGCCTCGACCTCGAAAGCTTCGAGCGCCGCGCGGCTTCCTAG
- a CDS encoding VWA domain-containing protein, giving the protein MKGFIAALAVLALALPMAATAQSAHSLILSHARQTGDLPPRLQVYLDVVDDEGRAVTAIAPPQLTGTLGQERLDLDRLRPFDATGEGVGYLFLVDISKSLSEAQFRQIRSALGTWLGDLRPADRAAILAFGDSSRLVVDFTSDVATLRAGLDDLGPTDQRTLLHRALVDALELGRQRDQQIPGRRVLVVLTDGKDEGSGLLPEDVLTKLRQDPMPIYAIGVSKLPTAEQQRYLEVLHRFASNSGGAFYTGSESFEDQYGEIRDAIRRVWVAEMSCAGCRVDGESYRLQLQLEHSGRRLSQGTDLRLLPTVSSTAASGSGTAASSSVEGSAGDPQGRDPMTAEPPPPAGGEVGPDTATSPQTTTETPRTDPGRSDPTAATDPADRATTGAARPWWKNPTLWLILLALGLLGWLLSLRRRKQPREEPAPSEDLEATAALGDLPTEDGEATMPGAAAIAAAGGIDPPGAEITGVFNPRSVRFVVLRGSRKGKEYRLLLRNKATIGSRSTCDLVLADEEDIAAEQFELVQLDRQVFIRNLAERAPTLVNGLTLSEGQTLKTNDLVGTRGTIFRTVIF; this is encoded by the coding sequence ATGAAAGGCTTCATCGCGGCATTGGCCGTACTCGCCCTCGCCCTCCCGATGGCGGCAACGGCGCAATCCGCCCACAGCCTCATCCTCAGCCACGCCCGCCAGACCGGCGACCTGCCGCCGCGGCTCCAGGTCTACCTCGACGTGGTCGACGACGAGGGCCGAGCGGTGACCGCCATCGCTCCGCCCCAGCTCACCGGCACCCTCGGCCAGGAGCGCCTCGACCTCGACCGCCTGCGTCCCTTCGACGCCACCGGCGAAGGCGTCGGCTATCTGTTCCTGGTCGACATCTCGAAGTCCCTCAGCGAGGCCCAGTTCCGTCAGATTCGCTCTGCCCTCGGCACCTGGCTGGGCGATTTGCGACCGGCGGATCGCGCCGCCATCCTGGCCTTCGGTGACAGCAGCCGGCTGGTGGTCGATTTCACCAGCGATGTTGCGACGCTGCGGGCCGGTCTCGATGATCTGGGCCCCACGGACCAGCGAACCCTTCTCCACCGCGCCCTGGTGGACGCCCTCGAGCTCGGTCGACAACGGGATCAGCAGATTCCCGGACGACGGGTGCTGGTGGTGCTCACCGATGGCAAGGACGAAGGCAGCGGGCTGCTGCCGGAAGACGTGCTGACCAAGCTGCGCCAAGACCCGATGCCGATCTACGCCATCGGCGTCAGCAAGCTGCCAACAGCGGAGCAGCAGAGGTACCTCGAGGTGCTGCACCGCTTCGCTTCCAACTCCGGCGGCGCCTTCTACACCGGCAGTGAATCCTTCGAGGACCAATACGGCGAGATTCGGGATGCCATCCGGCGAGTCTGGGTCGCGGAGATGAGCTGCGCCGGCTGCCGCGTCGATGGCGAGAGCTACCGCCTTCAGCTCCAGCTCGAGCACAGCGGCAGGCGTCTGTCCCAGGGCACCGACCTGCGCCTCCTCCCCACCGTCTCCTCGACCGCCGCCAGCGGCAGCGGAACGGCGGCGTCCTCCAGCGTCGAGGGCTCGGCAGGCGATCCCCAGGGGCGGGATCCGATGACCGCAGAACCTCCGCCGCCGGCCGGCGGAGAAGTCGGGCCCGACACCGCGACCTCGCCCCAAACCACCACCGAGACGCCGCGCACCGATCCCGGCCGAAGCGACCCGACCGCGGCCACGGACCCCGCGGACCGAGCGACCACGGGCGCTGCGCGACCCTGGTGGAAGAACCCCACCCTCTGGCTGATCCTGCTCGCCCTCGGACTGCTCGGCTGGCTGCTCTCCCTGCGCCGCCGCAAGCAGCCCCGGGAGGAGCCAGCCCCCAGCGAAGACCTCGAGGCGACAGCCGCCCTCGGCGACCTGCCGACCGAAGATGGTGAAGCCACCATGCCGGGGGCCGCCGCCATCGCCGCCGCTGGCGGCATCGATCCGCCGGGCGCCGAGATCACCGGTGTCTTCAATCCCCGCAGCGTACGCTTCGTCGTCCTGCGGGGAAGCCGCAAGGGCAAGGAGTACCGCCTCCTGCTGCGCAACAAGGCGACCATCGGCTCGCGCTCGACCTGCGACCTGGTCCTCGCCGACGAGGAGGACATCGCCGCCGAGCAGTTCGAGCTGGTGCAGCTCGACCGCCAGGTCTTCATCCGCAATCTGGCGGAGCGTGCCCCGACGCTGGTCAACGGTCTGACCCTGAGCGAAGGCCAGACCCTCAAGACCAACGACCTGGTCGGCACCCGCGGCACCATTTTTCGCACCGTGATCTTCTAG
- a CDS encoding ATP-binding protein translates to MARPLLTSVTLMKPLIRLPRRHERWWFAAAGFALGLAESALALGFGLSFRLGERDVTWWVVTFWELSLALGGYLVGLALESRRRERQAKQDLAEQGRASARLQSRLAQSEKLASLGQVTSFVAHEVRNPLAIIRTLVQNLAETLPAADAGGRDSCRQVMDEVDRLSRVTQTLVDFARPVTVNPERIALAELVGRTSDLARPLLESRGVSLQTELAAPPDVALRADPDLLCQVLLGLIANAAEASPAGGRIDLTAARQGDQVELTIRDQGPGVPEDLRDRIFEPFFTTRRDGAGLGPAVARQIVRAHGGRIAAGDDDLGGGRFAIELAVAP, encoded by the coding sequence TTGGCCCGTCCTTTGCTGACCTCCGTCACCCTGATGAAGCCACTCATCCGCCTCCCCCGACGCCACGAGCGCTGGTGGTTTGCCGCCGCCGGATTCGCCCTCGGCCTGGCGGAGTCGGCCCTGGCGCTGGGATTCGGGCTCAGCTTCCGCCTCGGTGAGCGCGACGTCACCTGGTGGGTGGTGACCTTCTGGGAGCTCAGCCTCGCCCTCGGCGGCTACCTTGTCGGCCTCGCCCTCGAGAGCCGCCGGCGCGAGCGCCAGGCGAAGCAGGACTTGGCCGAGCAAGGCCGCGCCTCGGCCCGGTTGCAGAGCCGCCTGGCGCAGTCCGAGAAGCTCGCCTCCCTGGGCCAAGTCACCAGCTTCGTGGCGCACGAGGTGCGCAATCCGCTGGCGATCATCCGCACCCTGGTGCAGAACCTCGCGGAGACCCTGCCAGCCGCCGACGCCGGCGGACGCGACAGCTGCCGCCAGGTGATGGACGAGGTCGACCGCCTATCGCGGGTCACCCAAACCCTGGTGGACTTCGCCCGACCGGTGACGGTGAATCCGGAGCGGATCGCGCTGGCGGAGTTGGTCGGTCGCACCTCCGACCTTGCCCGGCCACTCCTCGAGAGCCGTGGAGTCTCCCTGCAGACCGAGCTCGCGGCACCCCCGGACGTCGCCCTGCGGGCCGACCCCGATCTGCTCTGCCAGGTCCTCCTCGGGCTGATCGCCAACGCCGCCGAAGCATCGCCGGCGGGCGGCCGCATCGACCTCACCGCCGCCCGCCAGGGGGACCAGGTAGAGCTCACCATTCGCGATCAGGGGCCGGGAGTGCCGGAGGATCTGCGGGATCGCATCTTCGAGCCCTTCTTCACCACCCGCCGCGACGGCGCCGGCCTCGGCCCGGCGGTTGCGCGGCAGATCGTGCGCGCCCATGGCGGGCGCATCGCCGCCGGCGACGACGACCTCGGGGGTGGCCGCTTCGCCATCGAGCTGGCGGTGGCGCCATGA
- a CDS encoding sigma-54 dependent transcriptional regulator — MTARILVVDDEARMAEALATSLRRQGWECEACYSGREALAAFDARGADVVVTDQRMPDLDGLELMQRLRRAAPDLPVILLTAFGEVASAVEAMRLGAFDYVTKPCDNDELRNLVRRALELTTLQRENRRLKDRLEAREGRQLIAASRAMKQLIDLVDRAAASRAAVLLEGESGTGKEVLARRLHQVGDRAEGPFVAINCKAFSDNLLDSELFGHEKGAFTGAERTRQGCFERADGGTLFLDEIGEVDGAFQVKILRVLQEGEVLRVGGNRARPVDVRVVAATNRDLKAEIAAGRFREDLYFRLAVIPLRVPPLRDRPDDILPLAGHFLDHRRQAGEADFRLGEAAQQRLLEHSWPGNVRELENALERACVLARSAQLEPEDFLLEAIPRDVSPSLDLRARLDQATARALDEALAASGGRRAEAAALLGIDRTTLYRLLKRHRGGSARGLGST; from the coding sequence ATGACCGCTCGCATCCTGGTGGTGGACGACGAAGCCCGCATGGCGGAAGCCCTCGCCACCTCGCTACGCCGGCAAGGCTGGGAGTGCGAGGCCTGCTACAGCGGCCGGGAGGCCCTCGCCGCTTTCGACGCCCGCGGCGCCGACGTCGTGGTCACCGACCAACGCATGCCGGACCTCGACGGCCTCGAGCTGATGCAGCGCCTGCGGCGCGCCGCTCCGGACCTGCCGGTGATCCTGCTCACCGCCTTCGGCGAGGTGGCTTCGGCGGTCGAGGCGATGCGCCTGGGGGCCTTCGACTACGTCACCAAGCCGTGCGACAACGACGAGCTGCGCAATCTGGTCCGCCGAGCCCTCGAGCTCACCACCCTGCAGCGCGAGAACCGCCGCCTCAAGGATCGCCTGGAGGCGCGCGAAGGCCGCCAGCTGATCGCCGCCAGTCGTGCCATGAAGCAGCTCATCGACCTGGTCGACCGGGCCGCCGCCTCGCGGGCCGCGGTGCTTCTCGAAGGCGAGAGCGGCACCGGCAAGGAGGTGCTGGCGCGGCGCCTGCACCAGGTCGGCGATCGCGCCGAGGGACCCTTCGTGGCGATCAACTGCAAGGCCTTCTCCGACAACCTCCTCGACAGCGAGCTCTTCGGTCACGAGAAGGGTGCCTTCACCGGCGCCGAACGGACGCGCCAGGGCTGCTTCGAGCGAGCCGACGGCGGCACCCTGTTTCTCGACGAGATCGGCGAGGTGGACGGCGCCTTCCAGGTCAAGATCCTGCGCGTTCTCCAGGAGGGCGAGGTGCTGCGGGTCGGCGGCAACCGGGCTCGGCCGGTGGACGTGCGGGTGGTGGCGGCGACCAATCGCGACCTGAAGGCCGAGATCGCCGCCGGACGTTTCCGCGAAGACCTCTATTTTCGGCTGGCGGTGATCCCTCTGCGGGTGCCACCGCTGCGCGACCGGCCGGACGACATCCTGCCCCTCGCCGGTCACTTCCTCGACCATCGCCGGCAAGCCGGCGAGGCCGACTTTCGTCTCGGCGAGGCGGCGCAGCAGCGCCTCCTCGAGCACTCCTGGCCGGGCAATGTGCGGGAGCTCGAGAACGCCCTCGAACGGGCCTGCGTGCTCGCCCGTTCAGCGCAGCTCGAGCCGGAAGACTTCCTGCTCGAGGCGATCCCTCGAGATGTGTCGCCGAGCCTCGATCTGCGGGCGCGCCTCGATCAAGCCACCGCCCGCGCTCTCGACGAAGCCCTCGCCGCCAGCGGTGGGCGCCGTGCCGAAGCCGCCGCTCTGCTGGGCATCGATCGCACGACCCTCTACCGCCTCCTGAAACGCCACCGCGGCGGCTCGGCTCGGGGTCTCGGGTCGACCTGA
- a CDS encoding glycosyltransferase, whose product MGSSLPPDPQLSAIVVHWRGEDHLRALWAAWPDDPRFELVVVDNGSDGSLADLAAELGAGWVSPGRNLGFSGGVNAGARVARAPLLLILNPDIVPRPGALERLLEGFVADPAVAGLAPRLIGPDGARQTAWQLRPLPRSADLLLQACLVPVGGGPDEEPAGGSVVEQPAAAAQAVRRAVFDRLGGFDEAFYPAWFEDVDFARRLATAGERLRYHPAAEFRHHLGATVEGLGLGPFLWIYYRNLLRYGRKHHGAWLAPLARLLLPLAALLRILLLPLRRPRRARSRGQAMTAYGALALGALSGWRWPSAWRRLGETP is encoded by the coding sequence ATGGGCTCCTCCCTGCCGCCCGATCCCCAACTCTCCGCCATCGTCGTCCACTGGCGGGGAGAGGACCATCTGCGGGCCCTGTGGGCCGCCTGGCCGGACGATCCCCGGTTCGAGCTGGTGGTGGTCGACAACGGCTCCGACGGCTCCCTCGCGGACCTCGCGGCGGAGCTTGGGGCGGGCTGGGTATCGCCGGGGCGAAACCTCGGCTTCTCCGGCGGCGTCAACGCCGGCGCGCGGGTGGCGCGGGCTCCCCTGTTATTGATCCTCAACCCCGACATCGTGCCCCGACCGGGAGCTCTCGAGCGGTTGCTCGAGGGCTTCGTCGCCGATCCCGCCGTCGCCGGCCTGGCGCCGCGGTTGATCGGTCCCGACGGCGCTCGCCAGACCGCCTGGCAGCTTCGCCCCTTGCCTCGCTCTGCGGATCTGCTGCTCCAGGCCTGCCTGGTGCCGGTGGGGGGGGGGCCGGACGAGGAACCGGCTGGGGGGAGCGTCGTCGAGCAGCCGGCGGCGGCCGCCCAGGCGGTGCGGCGGGCGGTCTTCGATCGCCTGGGGGGCTTCGACGAGGCTTTCTACCCGGCCTGGTTCGAGGATGTCGACTTCGCGCGCCGTCTGGCGACCGCCGGCGAGCGCTTGCGCTACCACCCGGCGGCGGAGTTTCGCCACCATCTCGGCGCCACCGTCGAAGGCTTGGGCCTCGGTCCCTTTCTCTGGATCTACTACCGCAACCTGCTGCGCTACGGCCGCAAGCATCACGGCGCCTGGCTGGCGCCGCTGGCGCGCCTGCTGCTGCCGCTGGCGGCGCTGCTGCGTATCCTGCTGCTGCCGTTGCGCCGGCCGCGGCGCGCCCGCTCCCGTGGCCAGGCGATGACCGCCTATGGGGCGCTCGCCCTCGGCGCCCTCAGCGGCTGGCGCTGGCCGAGTGCCTGGCGGCGCCTCGGGGAGACGCCATGA
- a CDS encoding DUF2834 domain-containing protein produces the protein MSWKKIVLTLVLVLFLAMTAMVLREHGYLGWFELVNANSATQLVMWDLTICLVLMGIWMFRDARRQQRTVWPYLILTAVVGVAGPLLYLILAPRES, from the coding sequence ATGAGCTGGAAGAAGATCGTCCTCACCCTGGTCCTGGTGCTGTTCCTCGCCATGACGGCGATGGTTCTGCGGGAGCACGGTTATCTGGGCTGGTTCGAGCTGGTCAACGCCAACTCGGCGACTCAGCTTGTGATGTGGGATCTCACCATCTGCTTGGTGTTGATGGGGATCTGGATGTTCCGCGATGCCCGTCGTCAGCAGCGCACCGTCTGGCCATACCTGATCTTGACGGCGGTGGTCGGAGTCGCCGGCCCGTTGCTCTATCTGATTCTGGCGCCGCGGGAGAGCTGA